In a single window of the Pongo abelii isolate AG06213 chromosome 1, NHGRI_mPonAbe1-v2.0_pri, whole genome shotgun sequence genome:
- the RWDD3 gene encoding RWD domain-containing protein 3 isoform X1: MIIFGCLPETDGTVFRIHTKAEGFMDADIPLELVFHLPVNYPSCLPGISINSEQLTRAQCVTVKEKLLEQAESLLSEPMVHELVLWIQQNLRHILNQPETGSGYEKCTFSTSTTVDDGLWITLLHLDHMRAKTKYVKTVEKWASDLRLTGRLMFMGKIILILLQGDRNNLKEYLILQKTSKVDVDSSGKKCKEKMISVLFETKVQTEHKRFLAFEVKEYSALDELQKEFETAGLKKLFSEFVLALVK, translated from the exons ATGATTATTTTTGGATGCCTTCCAGAGACAGATGGGACCGTGTTCAGAATTCAcacaaaagctgaaggatttaTGGATGCGGATATACCTCTGGAATTGGTGTTCCATTTGCCAGTCAATTATCCTTCATGTCTACCTGGTATCTCGATTAACTCTGAACAGTTGACCAGGGCCCAGTGTGTGACCGTGAAAGAGAAGTTACTTGAGCAAGCAGAGAGCCTTTTGTCGGAGCCTATGGTTCATGAGCTGGTTCTCTGGATTCAGCAGAATCTCAGGCATATCCTCAACCAACCAGAAACTGGCAGTGGCTATGAAAAGTGTACTTTTTCAACAAGCACGACTGTGGATGATGGATTGTGGATAACTCTTTTGCATTTAGATCACATGAGAGCAAAGACTAAATATGTCAAAACTGTGGAGAAGTGGGCTTCAGATTTAAGGCTGACAGGAAGACTGATGTTCATGGGTAAAATAATACTGATTTTACTACAGGGAGACAGAAACAACCTCAAG GAGTACTTGATTCTTCAGAAAACCTCCAAAGTAGATGTGGActcaagtggaaagaaatgcaaagagaaaatgaTTAGTGTACTGTTTGAAACAAAAGTACAGACAGAACACAAAAG GTTTCTGGCATTTGAAGTCAAAGAGTATTCAGCGTTGGATGAATTACAAAAGGAATTTGAAACTGCAGGACTTAAGAAGCTTTTCTCCGAATTTGTACTTGCTctggtaaaatga
- the RWDD3 gene encoding RWD domain-containing protein 3 isoform X2, giving the protein MDADIPLELVFHLPVNYPSCLPGISINSEQLTRAQCVTVKEKLLEQAESLLSEPMVHELVLWIQQNLRHILNQPETGSGYEKCTFSTSTTVDDGLWITLLHLDHMRAKTKYVKTVEKWASDLRLTGRLMFMGKIILILLQGDRNNLKEYLILQKTSKVDVDSSGKKCKEKMISVLFETKVQTEHKRFLAFEVKEYSALDELQKEFETAGLKKLFSEFVLALVK; this is encoded by the exons aTGGATGCGGATATACCTCTGGAATTGGTGTTCCATTTGCCAGTCAATTATCCTTCATGTCTACCTGGTATCTCGATTAACTCTGAACAGTTGACCAGGGCCCAGTGTGTGACCGTGAAAGAGAAGTTACTTGAGCAAGCAGAGAGCCTTTTGTCGGAGCCTATGGTTCATGAGCTGGTTCTCTGGATTCAGCAGAATCTCAGGCATATCCTCAACCAACCAGAAACTGGCAGTGGCTATGAAAAGTGTACTTTTTCAACAAGCACGACTGTGGATGATGGATTGTGGATAACTCTTTTGCATTTAGATCACATGAGAGCAAAGACTAAATATGTCAAAACTGTGGAGAAGTGGGCTTCAGATTTAAGGCTGACAGGAAGACTGATGTTCATGGGTAAAATAATACTGATTTTACTACAGGGAGACAGAAACAACCTCAAG GAGTACTTGATTCTTCAGAAAACCTCCAAAGTAGATGTGGActcaagtggaaagaaatgcaaagagaaaatgaTTAGTGTACTGTTTGAAACAAAAGTACAGACAGAACACAAAAG GTTTCTGGCATTTGAAGTCAAAGAGTATTCAGCGTTGGATGAATTACAAAAGGAATTTGAAACTGCAGGACTTAAGAAGCTTTTCTCCGAATTTGTACTTGCTctggtaaaatga